Proteins from one Oscillatoria nigro-viridis PCC 7112 genomic window:
- the hpsA gene encoding hormogonium polysaccharide biosynthesis protein HpsA has product MFKSKLSKVIVSLLRRIAGVTRSGAKRLMRAMLQTLMAMGRRARLPVAGFVLPTVTMVLLVVILLTVAITLRSFDRANTARNVRVNQQVLAAATPALDRAKAKIQYALSPQGSGTLDTPSDLSVYQALDSDRFKFGDEDVLQIKFDLDNNGVPNPPPADITNINQSERINTAWRFPVDTDNNGKFDTYTLYGVFFRSPPRDLNTGEFNRSRKSLEARTPPMSVSQGSTNAICKAAAGTSASLVGSSDWYKAEGVLKKSFFVYTVNVPITNITGVATPDKYEIFKGSPSFSALEYQQDQKRIPLQNNAVVYEDDLEVSPGPALRLNGRIFTNSNFMVTTTGDGPVAFYLVSSRESCFYDLENSKIVVSGNVVNGWSGSSGNTGKDIAVHLFGKEATDPVTTKAIKGGADQSVAYKDGALGVMYNNKAYSDRIGLLVSEQEKNAPASDPQEVKNAIATQVQEETDPTAPSADRQEEIRRENLESYFRLRTRKVPFAEVPATGDALAGFVNPTTKVVTTSPFGGTGEELRPVDAWVMPLDTNTKLDTTSVRLKANSPEKVEEDNKESELGDRIVVGNNLPALRWRTDLDTPKFVGEGEEGRDTLTGVNWLDGGQRYREPQVKQFADVGGAERDGFWEKSAAQAPQTAVDGIGGLRVITGAGVYERTNSFLPPPKVFNPAANAVSEFYDNPATTAVEKFPVVWPDSMPMSPGPNSEVYNNNPAAGAVGWTDLTAAIWNDLPRIPAPVLTGTIDPNTRQYAKGDLRMRASAIYHYADNTSDQSAKLADTPLACVSSYYDPSYRYRKGTTTFDSSLNRPGLPLGSDTNGKSNNGIVYGPPATRPPGVTLTTALLTDASTLLPLAAGTPEQRLNYQASLVFPDGRFVNENLRKALQKADGERSLSEKAAIDSTLCSFKILANPTADISTTYLDHGTIREVAFLNPREVKAIDKDDPATAVDETYSLSSPLASSGGSGLMASTQSAKLTGQYDNPLAERQPLEIRVTQLDINKLRNKNSIAYKRVPVINTLNPEYMLPYSGLIYASRDDAAPDRSDRTPNSLGTGIDTTRSQLSSSTDSRLDPSRRPHGIMLINGSSLGRPTTVSTVTDVLKEKGLLLTSNLPVYIQGEFNKHTKREFTGAFSWTPSDFYGRPAANLDPNFACRLGDPRYPGKCAGSDNWRAATVLSDAITLLSEPVSGNLQDGFRYGVRNHGDFDLRNNAGTTIVGYDFDGDGIPPVDTTIDAANEADFGFDLNGNGTTNDTGVKETEVTAKAARRINGFGANNYVTNGLSSGAAFDILNQEKFGQSAGTSVTPTDTNYSTTTGAAPNSSYFNNFVTPVQRRTNFPEYVMEICRKLPVSACGPDDWVVGIDTGTLGEFDPSTPIDQREKASIVPATTPVGQLLSGTTAKPAIDPADRRYPRRVAFVRNISGTNKKNRLVFNGTIPVALGINGTAVAFYGGAPSSSVPVDGGTPITTASGTTPTAVANSLWYATTTTPATPTGGRDDGITNPLFYAKLPTVSGGFPNTVEQPQLRPTLQIQATNIASPPLTNAQNANDVTRWVQKARTTEFNLIVASNDVPSRAISSTLGDTNGGMQNLPRFMENWKGLTHSIAGSFIQFKRSSYATAPYLSVINDPAGGSLFKAKLFDYDTTYPSFPYKIETGVGTIGYFVPPTREWGFDVGLLSQPPDLFAQKFTLPASQKKPDEYFREVSRNDDWVKTLMCAEKLNDIDRKPSGIYAVNDGAKPAGCL; this is encoded by the coding sequence ATGTTTAAGAGCAAATTATCCAAAGTTATCGTATCCCTGCTGCGGCGGATTGCTGGTGTTACCAGATCCGGGGCGAAGCGGCTGATGAGAGCAATGCTGCAAACCCTGATGGCTATGGGCCGGAGGGCGAGACTGCCGGTGGCGGGGTTTGTGCTGCCGACGGTGACGATGGTGTTGCTGGTAGTGATTTTGCTGACTGTGGCGATTACGCTGCGATCGTTCGATCGGGCGAATACGGCGCGCAACGTGCGCGTGAACCAGCAGGTGCTGGCGGCCGCGACTCCCGCGCTCGATCGGGCGAAAGCAAAAATTCAGTATGCCTTATCCCCTCAAGGAAGCGGAACACTTGATACACCATCAGACTTGAGCGTTTACCAAGCGCTGGATTCAGATCGCTTTAAATTTGGAGATGAGGATGTTCTACAGATCAAGTTTGATCTTGATAATAATGGAGTTCCTAATCCTCCCCCTGCAGATATAACTAACATCAATCAAAGCGAGAGGATAAATACCGCTTGGAGGTTCCCTGTAGATACTGACAACAATGGGAAATTTGATACCTACACTCTATACGGGGTATTTTTTCGCAGCCCACCTCGCGATCTGAACACAGGAGAGTTTAATCGCTCTAGAAAGAGTTTAGAAGCCAGAACCCCTCCTATGTCGGTATCCCAAGGTTCTACCAACGCCATCTGCAAGGCCGCAGCAGGTACTAGCGCTAGTTTAGTAGGCAGTTCGGACTGGTACAAAGCAGAGGGCGTACTCAAAAAAAGCTTCTTTGTCTACACAGTGAACGTGCCGATCACTAATATTACGGGAGTAGCTACACCAGACAAATACGAAATATTTAAAGGATCTCCAAGTTTCTCAGCTTTGGAGTACCAACAAGACCAAAAACGCATTCCACTACAAAATAATGCGGTGGTTTATGAAGATGATTTAGAAGTATCTCCCGGCCCGGCGCTGCGTCTAAACGGACGGATATTTACTAACAGTAATTTTATGGTTACCACCACGGGCGACGGGCCGGTGGCGTTCTATCTCGTTAGCAGCAGAGAATCGTGTTTCTACGACCTAGAAAATAGTAAAATAGTCGTTAGTGGTAATGTGGTTAACGGCTGGTCGGGAAGTAGTGGCAACACTGGCAAAGACATAGCAGTTCATCTATTTGGGAAAGAGGCTACCGATCCAGTCACCACAAAAGCAATTAAAGGGGGCGCCGACCAATCTGTAGCCTACAAAGATGGTGCTTTGGGGGTCATGTACAATAACAAGGCTTATTCCGATCGCATCGGTCTGTTAGTTTCCGAACAGGAAAAAAATGCCCCTGCTTCCGATCCGCAGGAAGTTAAAAATGCCATTGCCACACAAGTTCAAGAAGAAACCGACCCCACTGCTCCCAGCGCCGATCGTCAAGAGGAGATTCGCCGAGAGAACCTGGAATCTTACTTTAGATTGCGGACACGGAAAGTGCCTTTTGCAGAAGTGCCGGCCACTGGAGACGCATTGGCTGGCTTTGTTAACCCTACAACAAAAGTGGTGACTACATCTCCCTTCGGCGGAACAGGAGAGGAACTGCGACCGGTGGATGCCTGGGTTATGCCTTTGGACACCAACACTAAACTCGATACAACAAGTGTCAGGCTCAAAGCCAACAGCCCCGAAAAGGTAGAGGAAGATAATAAAGAATCAGAGTTAGGCGATCGCATAGTAGTAGGGAACAATCTACCAGCACTGAGGTGGAGAACCGATTTGGACACTCCCAAATTTGTGGGTGAAGGTGAGGAAGGAAGAGACACATTAACGGGAGTTAATTGGCTGGATGGGGGCCAACGCTACCGAGAACCCCAAGTCAAGCAGTTCGCTGATGTAGGGGGAGCAGAGAGGGACGGCTTCTGGGAAAAGAGTGCAGCCCAAGCACCTCAAACAGCAGTTGATGGCATTGGCGGATTGCGGGTAATTACGGGTGCGGGTGTTTACGAGCGCACTAACTCTTTTCTGCCACCTCCCAAAGTCTTCAACCCTGCTGCGAATGCAGTATCGGAGTTCTACGACAACCCGGCAACTACTGCTGTAGAAAAGTTCCCTGTTGTTTGGCCCGACTCTATGCCGATGTCACCGGGCCCGAATTCTGAGGTTTATAACAATAATCCTGCTGCTGGTGCTGTCGGTTGGACTGATTTGACGGCTGCTATTTGGAACGATTTGCCCCGAATTCCGGCACCAGTATTGACCGGCACTATTGATCCCAATACTCGCCAGTATGCTAAGGGCGACTTGCGGATGCGCGCAAGTGCGATCTATCACTACGCCGACAACACAAGCGATCAAAGTGCTAAATTAGCTGATACCCCGCTGGCTTGTGTCAGCAGCTATTACGATCCGAGCTACCGATACCGCAAAGGTACAACTACATTTGATTCCAGTCTCAACCGTCCAGGCTTGCCATTGGGAAGCGACACCAATGGTAAATCCAACAACGGCATCGTGTACGGCCCTCCTGCCACCAGACCACCGGGTGTAACTCTGACAACAGCTCTCCTGACTGACGCATCGACTCTGCTGCCGCTGGCTGCAGGAACACCAGAGCAACGCTTGAACTACCAAGCCAGTCTCGTTTTCCCCGATGGTCGGTTTGTTAACGAGAACTTAAGGAAGGCTTTGCAGAAGGCTGACGGGGAACGCAGCTTGTCGGAAAAAGCTGCGATCGACTCTACTCTTTGCTCTTTTAAAATTTTGGCTAATCCGACTGCGGACATTTCTACTACCTATCTGGATCACGGGACAATTCGAGAAGTTGCTTTTCTCAATCCTAGGGAAGTTAAGGCGATCGACAAGGACGACCCAGCTACAGCAGTGGACGAGACTTATAGCCTCAGCAGTCCTTTGGCATCTTCCGGCGGTAGCGGCTTGATGGCTTCCACTCAGAGCGCAAAGCTAACCGGACAATACGACAATCCCCTAGCCGAGAGGCAACCCCTCGAAATCCGGGTCACGCAATTAGATATCAATAAGCTCAGGAACAAAAATTCGATCGCCTACAAGCGAGTGCCCGTCATCAACACCCTTAACCCAGAGTATATGCTGCCTTACAGTGGCCTAATTTACGCCAGCCGTGATGATGCAGCACCCGATCGCAGCGATCGTACTCCGAATAGTCTGGGCACTGGCATTGATACAACCCGCAGCCAGCTAAGCAGCTCAACAGATTCTCGGCTAGACCCCAGTCGCCGCCCCCACGGAATTATGCTGATTAACGGATCTAGCTTGGGCCGCCCGACAACTGTAAGCACGGTGACAGACGTACTGAAAGAGAAAGGTCTGCTGTTGACTTCTAACCTGCCGGTGTACATCCAAGGCGAATTTAACAAACACACAAAGAGGGAATTTACAGGGGCTTTTAGTTGGACTCCCAGCGATTTCTACGGCCGCCCGGCTGCCAACCTAGATCCCAATTTTGCTTGTCGCCTCGGCGATCCCCGATACCCTGGCAAATGCGCTGGCAGCGATAATTGGCGAGCGGCAACAGTGCTCTCCGATGCGATTACCCTACTCTCTGAGCCAGTGTCAGGTAATTTACAGGATGGCTTCCGGTACGGTGTCCGCAATCACGGAGATTTTGACCTGAGAAATAATGCAGGTACCACGATCGTAGGCTATGACTTCGATGGCGATGGCATTCCTCCTGTTGATACAACTATTGATGCAGCTAATGAAGCTGACTTCGGCTTTGACCTCAATGGAAATGGGACTACGAACGATACGGGCGTTAAAGAGACGGAGGTAACGGCTAAAGCAGCTCGCAGGATTAACGGTTTCGGTGCTAACAACTACGTCACTAACGGTTTGAGTAGCGGTGCTGCTTTTGACATTCTCAACCAAGAAAAGTTCGGGCAAAGCGCGGGGACTAGCGTTACACCAACAGACACAAACTACAGCACTACCACAGGTGCTGCTCCTAACAGTTCATACTTCAACAATTTCGTTACGCCAGTTCAGCGACGGACTAATTTTCCAGAATATGTAATGGAAATCTGCCGGAAGTTGCCTGTTTCAGCTTGCGGGCCTGATGACTGGGTGGTTGGCATTGATACTGGTACTCTTGGGGAATTTGATCCATCTACTCCTATTGATCAAAGAGAAAAAGCAAGCATTGTCCCAGCAACTACACCTGTCGGGCAACTTTTGTCAGGTACAACAGCTAAACCAGCGATCGATCCAGCAGATAGACGATATCCCCGTCGCGTAGCTTTTGTGCGAAACATCTCAGGTACTAACAAAAAAAATAGGCTGGTTTTTAATGGCACTATCCCTGTGGCACTGGGAATTAATGGTACTGCAGTAGCTTTCTATGGTGGTGCGCCATCATCTTCTGTCCCTGTGGACGGCGGAACTCCCATAACTACAGCCTCTGGTACGACGCCTACAGCGGTAGCAAATTCTCTTTGGTATGCGACAACCACCACTCCAGCCACTCCAACGGGAGGAAGGGACGATGGTATTACCAACCCCCTGTTTTACGCCAAATTACCAACAGTTAGTGGCGGATTTCCTAATACAGTTGAGCAGCCACAGCTAAGACCGACTTTGCAGATTCAGGCAACAAATATTGCAAGTCCTCCCCTAACCAACGCCCAAAACGCCAACGACGTAACGCGATGGGTACAAAAAGCACGAACGACGGAGTTTAACCTCATAGTCGCCTCCAATGACGTTCCTTCTCGGGCTATCTCTTCCACCCTGGGCGACACCAATGGTGGTATGCAAAACTTACCGCGCTTTATGGAAAATTGGAAAGGCTTAACTCACTCGATCGCAGGTTCGTTTATCCAATTCAAGCGCAGTTCTTACGCAACTGCTCCCTACCTATCTGTTATTAACGATCCTGCTGGTGGTTCTTTATTCAAGGCCAAGCTATTCGACTACGACACAACCTACCCGTCTTTCCCTTACAAAATAGAAACCGGGGTTGGTACGATCGGCTATTTCGTACCACCCACGAGGGAATGGGGATTTGATGTAGGTTTGCTTTCACAGCCGCCTGACTTGTTTGCCCAAAAATTCACTCTCCCTGCTTCTCAGAAAAAACCTGACGAATACTTCAGAGAAGTCAGCCGGAATGATGATTGGGTAAAAACTTTAATGTGCGCTGAAAAATTGAATGATATAGATCGCAAGCCATCTGGAATATATGCTGTCAATGACGGCGCTAAACCAGCAGGCTGTCTTTAA